In the Hordeum vulgare subsp. vulgare chromosome 7H, MorexV3_pseudomolecules_assembly, whole genome shotgun sequence genome, one interval contains:
- the LOC123407422 gene encoding triphosphate tunnel metalloenzyme 3 produces the protein MEVEVKLRLPDAAAHRRLSAYLAPRLLRTDAQRNAFFDAPARPLAAATAALRVRLYGPDDRAPSRAVLALKRRPRMHAGVSRVEEVEEPLDPALALACVDDPARLGALDSPIVRLVADEYGVGGDAAPFVCLGGFRNTRGVYELGEGEGLGLVLELDETHFDFGTNYELECETAEPDQAKEVLERLLTVAGVPYEYSRSNKFACFMAGKLLP, from the coding sequence atGGAGGTCGAGGTCAAGCTCCGCCTCCCCGACGCGGCCGCGCACCGCCGCCTCTCCGCCTACCTCGCGCCTCGCCTCCTGCGCACCGACGCCCAGCGCAACGCCTTCTTCGACGCCCCGGCCCggcccctcgccgccgccaccgccgcgctCCGCGTCCGCCTCTACGGCCCCGACGACCGCGCTCCCTCCCGCGCCGTCCTCGCGCTCAAGCGCCGCCCGCGCATGCACGCCGGCGTCAGCCGCGTCGAGGAGGTCGAGGAGCCGCTCGAccccgccctcgccctcgcctgcGTCGACGACCCCGCCCGCCTCGGCGCGCTCGACTCCCCCATCGTCCGCCTCGTCGCAGACGAGTACGGCGTCGGCGGGGACGCCGCGCCCTTCGTCTGCCTCGGCGGGTTCCGGAACACCCGCGGCgtctacgagctcggggagggcgAGGGGCTCGGGCTCGTGCTCGAGCTCGACGAGACGCACTTCGATTTCGGGACCAACTACGAGCTGGAGTGCGAGACCGCCGAGCCCGACCAGGCCAAGGAGGTCCTCGAGAGGCTGCTCACCGTGGCTGGGGTGCCGTACGAGTACTCCCGGAGCAATAAGTTCGCCTGCTTCATGGCGGGGAAGCTGCTTCCATGA
- the LOC123407421 gene encoding cinnamoyl-CoA reductase 1-like: MTVGGESTGHGQTVCVTGAGGYIGSWLVKLLLDKGYAVRGTVRNPDDAKNAHLRALAGAAERLVLCKADLLDGDALRQAIAGCHGVFHTASPVTDDPEEMVEPAVRGTLNIIDAAAESGTVRRVVLTSSIGAIAMDPNRGADAVVDESCWSDLEFCKKTKNWYCYGKAAAERAAWEAAAASGVDLVVVNPVLVQGPALQPAVNASLHHVLKYLNGSAKTYANAVQGYVDVRDTAAAHVRVFEAPAAAGRYLCVADGAVLHREDVVTILRKFFPEYPTPTRCSDEVNPRKRPYKISNQRLRDLGLVFTPVAECLYDTVVSLQHKGVLPVPAHHSRA, from the exons ATGACGGTCGGCGGCGAGTCGACGGGCCACGGGCAGACGGTGTGCGTGACCGGCGCCGGCGGCTACATCGGGTCGTGGCTCGTCAAGCTCCTCCTCGACAAGGGGTACGCCGTGCGAGGCACCGTCAGGAACCCCG ATGACGCGAAGAACGCGCACCTGAGGGCTCTCGCCGGCGCGGCGGAGAGGCTGGTGCTGTGCAAGGCCGACCTGCTCGACGGCGACGCGCTGCGCCAAGCCATCGCCGGCTGCCACGGCGTCTTCCACACCGCGTCGCCGGTCACCGACGATCCG GAGGAGATGGTGGAGCCGGCGGTGAGGGGCACGCTTAACATCATCGACGCGGCGGCGGAGTCCGGCACGGTCCGCCGCGTCGTGCTGACGTCGTCCATCGGCGCTATCGCCATGGACCCCAACCGCGGCGCCGACGCCGTCGTCGACGAGTCCTGCTGGAGCGACCTCGAGTTCTGCAAGAAGACCAAG AACTGGTACTGCTATGGGAAGGCGGCGGCGGAGCGGGCGGcgtgggaggcggcggcggcgagcgggGTGGACCTGGTGGTGGTGAACCCGGTGCTGGTGCAGGGCCCGGCGCTGCAGCCGGCGGTGAACGCCAGCCTGCACCACGTGCTCAAGTACCTCAACGGCTCCGCCAAGACGTACGCCAACGCCGTGCAGGGGTACGTGGACGTCCGCGACACCGCCGCGGCGCACGTCCGCGTCTTCgaggcccccgccgccgccggccgctacCTCTGCGTCGCCGACGGCGCCGTGCTCCACCGGGAGGACGTCGTCACCATCCTCCGCAAGTTCTTCCCCGAGTACCCTACCCCCACCAG GTGCTCCGACGAGGTGAATCCGAGGAAGCGGCCGTACAAGATATCGAACCAGCGGCTCCGTGACCTGGGCCTCGTCTTCACGCCGGTGGCAGAGTGCCTCTACGACACCGTCGTCAGCTTGCAGCACAAGGGCGTCCTCCCAGTCCCGGCACACCACAGCCGTGCTTGA